In the genome of Aridibaculum aurantiacum, one region contains:
- a CDS encoding PKD domain-containing protein: MRVTSRIFTLIGLLFLGIAGFSQGISNKGKEFWVGYGHHQFMETGTNTQEMTIYLSAEEQPATVTVTIDSSGLFPANWWRRTYNIPAYTVISIEDVNANTFSNAAGARGPIPKGATGQQYDARLYTDPPPSGTGGAGLFRKKGIRIQSDVPIVAYAHIYGSASSGATTLIPVEAWGYDYVSINSKQSYASNCYNWMYIIASRDNTVVEITPSVKTRAQDKTGLRPGQPTLVTLMKGQMYQVIGANDGSDANGNGGTSSTGLELTGTRVRSFAQPGGECFPIAVFSGSSRTSNPASCGSGGGDNDNYQMYPQHAWGRRYLLAPFSSGAGVSSYATATYKIAIKDVGQTEVKRNGQTVVAVGQNTAVYQFESNGFEYIESTKPITIVQFMTGGGCMPGSIGDPAKVAISPLEQGIKQVGFYRNTKEGISVNYLTLIVKSAGVPSLRIDNSNAFDQVVPHPRLAGYSVVTKRWNAAKAQVIVKCDSAFNAITYGLGSVESYAYSAGAYFNNLNAISNISNIPDTSNGGNNRHLYTCVNTPSKLSVLMRYQPLTLKWNLASMCNVVAPCQDVTMNPASTYYEGPVTVDGIVYHKYTLPGTYTFSQVGMHDIKVEATSLTLDQCNNKEDLYISIDVKPKPYVNFSINHTTRCELDTAYFNGPASSANGYTLGYWDWSFDNGAVIDSVRNPKHLFAPGAHTAKLTIATTQGCAADTSINFNVVAKPTADFTANPPAVCLGQAITFNGTSTYTGPTGINGWHWDFGNGTTVNATNGNAQTVTYTTPDQYVVKHMVKVSALCVSDTVEKIVPVHPGAVLGFTYPTGCLPSSGIAQFTADATDVGGQPIVSYLWNFGDPNATASNPNTSTAQNPTHTYSAFGNYTVTLSVVTASGCAGDTAALISMNVQPTTTYPALNPVCINSGVISVATASVTNGVPGRGKYFGAGTDTLGNFNPAVAGAGPHEIRWIFVSDGGCTDTARRTIIVNPLPAKPVVSSPVNYCQNATATALTATGDAGSTFIWYNNAALGNGSPTAPTPSTATAGSTTYYVTQTNTEGCTSDTATIEIVVSPGITGNTIGADQTLCSSGASADTLRSTTTVGGGNGTLNYQWQQSTDNGATWTNIPGATTEAYFPGAVNGEVRFRRIITSGLCTSTSNVVTVTVVQGFTNADIAASQTICEGSAPSLLNGQTAQGGGTIAYQWQVSTDGTTWTNIAGATGEDYQPGSLTTTTYYRRQVSNSVCTATSSVVEITVTPIANGAITGPAAICAYDAAAVTFNASAGTAPFTVQLTITAPGGASSTITETVNNAGPATINVLAANSAAGNYTVAISSLQDVNGCARTTGFAPVNITVHPKPVLTVTADVAVCAGTSTTLQASGATDYSWSPATGLNASTGNQVIATPTATTTYTVTGTANGCAADPVSVTVTVNPVPAKPTVTTPVAYCQNDVATALSATAAAGNTLTWYNNAALTNGTTTAPTPSTAVGGTSNYYVTQTNAASCVSDTATITVTVQPSITGNNIGADQTLCSAGAAAALNGTATVAGGTGTYTYVWEQSVDGGTTWTSITSATAASYSPGTLTTTTMYRRSITSGLCSSTSNVVTITVLAPFTGTGINGSQVVCANVAPSVLDGDAASAGTAAVNYQWQQSLDNVTFNNIAGAVAEDYQPPVLTATTHFRRQVSNATCNAMSNVITVTVNPLPNGAITGPASICVYDEGSVTFTANTGAAPYTVQLTVTGPAGYSNTVTQTVPNNNAATISVIPANSAAGSYQVVISSITDNNTCSRTTGFTPVTITVNPKPVLTVSANTAICGGDSTALTVTGATTYTWSPATGLSNTTGSTVMAKPTATTTYTVNGTSNGCTADAVTVTVTVNPVPAKPAVTRPVAYCQDATATPLNATAAAGNTLTWYNNAALTNGSNTAPTPTTASPGSTSYFVTQTSSAGCTSDTSRIVVVVSPLPTVNFQLPEAMCMTNGRATVQFMNQTSVVGGGAFTSSWNFGDGNTSTERNPVHSYSTPGPHQVTLEVTTAGGCIGQVVKTLPAFLQKPVADFAVTPDTLCQGTPSSFTDLSTAQGSTVQSWRWSFGDGSTSQLRNPVKNYPLPGNYTVKLTVMNAQGCQSDTTRTVRVYLQPVIDAGPSFVVAQGTVVTFAPFVKDSTNLTYLWTTSSNTLPPASGLSDPTILSPSLVVERDQVYALTATGQGQCTASDTLYVKSLLPLRIPNAFSPNGDGINDTWEIPNLRDYPGSTVEVFNRYGQSVYRTIGYDKGWNGTFNGSPLPVGVYYYIIELKNGFNQVTGSVTILK; this comes from the coding sequence ATGAGAGTGACTTCTAGGATATTTACGTTAATTGGCCTGCTATTCTTAGGAATAGCAGGTTTTAGCCAAGGTATTTCCAACAAGGGAAAAGAATTCTGGGTAGGGTATGGCCACCACCAGTTTATGGAAACTGGCACCAACACCCAGGAGATGACCATCTACCTAAGTGCTGAAGAACAACCTGCTACTGTTACCGTTACAATCGACAGCAGTGGTCTGTTTCCGGCTAATTGGTGGAGACGTACCTACAATATTCCGGCATATACAGTTATCTCCATAGAAGATGTGAATGCAAATACATTCTCAAATGCTGCAGGTGCCAGGGGACCAATACCCAAGGGAGCAACCGGGCAGCAATATGATGCAAGATTGTATACAGACCCTCCACCTTCAGGTACCGGCGGAGCGGGACTTTTCCGGAAAAAGGGTATCAGAATCCAAAGTGATGTTCCAATTGTAGCCTATGCACATATCTATGGTTCAGCATCATCAGGTGCTACTACACTCATTCCTGTAGAAGCATGGGGATATGACTATGTATCTATCAACAGCAAGCAGAGCTACGCTTCTAACTGCTACAATTGGATGTACATAATTGCATCACGCGATAACACAGTGGTAGAAATAACTCCTTCAGTGAAAACAAGAGCACAGGATAAAACAGGTTTACGTCCTGGTCAGCCTACGCTGGTAACGCTTATGAAGGGGCAGATGTACCAGGTAATAGGTGCGAATGATGGATCGGACGCAAATGGTAATGGTGGAACATCCAGTACAGGTTTGGAGCTTACCGGTACGCGTGTACGTTCGTTTGCACAGCCAGGTGGTGAATGTTTCCCCATAGCTGTTTTCTCTGGAAGCAGCCGTACTTCTAACCCTGCTTCTTGTGGCAGCGGTGGTGGCGATAACGACAACTACCAGATGTACCCGCAGCATGCATGGGGCAGGCGCTACCTGTTAGCACCATTCTCAAGTGGCGCAGGGGTAAGTTCATATGCCACAGCTACCTATAAGATTGCTATTAAAGATGTAGGCCAGACTGAGGTAAAAAGAAATGGACAAACCGTAGTTGCTGTTGGTCAAAATACAGCTGTCTACCAGTTTGAAAGCAACGGTTTTGAGTACATTGAATCAACAAAGCCCATCACCATTGTTCAGTTTATGACTGGCGGTGGTTGTATGCCAGGCAGTATAGGTGATCCGGCTAAAGTGGCTATCAGTCCACTAGAACAGGGAATTAAACAAGTAGGGTTTTATAGAAATACAAAGGAAGGCATTAGTGTAAATTACCTGACACTTATAGTAAAATCAGCTGGGGTACCTAGTTTACGCATAGATAATTCTAATGCGTTTGACCAGGTAGTGCCTCATCCGAGATTGGCCGGATACTCTGTAGTGACCAAAAGGTGGAACGCGGCCAAAGCCCAGGTAATTGTGAAATGTGATTCGGCGTTCAATGCCATTACTTATGGATTGGGTAGTGTAGAAAGTTACGCATACAGTGCAGGTGCTTATTTCAATAACCTAAACGCGATCTCCAACATCAGCAATATACCTGATACCAGTAATGGTGGTAACAACAGGCACTTGTATACATGTGTCAATACGCCATCGAAACTTTCGGTGTTGATGCGTTACCAACCATTGACATTGAAGTGGAACCTTGCCAGCATGTGTAACGTGGTGGCGCCTTGCCAGGATGTGACCATGAATCCCGCATCTACTTATTATGAAGGTCCTGTTACCGTAGATGGTATTGTGTACCACAAGTATACTTTGCCCGGTACTTATACATTTAGCCAGGTTGGTATGCACGATATAAAAGTGGAGGCTACCAGTCTTACCCTTGACCAGTGTAATAATAAAGAAGACTTATATATTTCAATAGATGTAAAGCCAAAGCCATACGTCAACTTTAGTATAAACCACACTACCCGCTGCGAACTGGATACGGCTTATTTTAATGGACCTGCCTCCTCGGCTAACGGCTATACCCTTGGATATTGGGACTGGTCGTTTGACAATGGAGCAGTGATAGATAGTGTTCGTAATCCAAAACATTTGTTTGCACCGGGTGCGCACACGGCCAAACTTACTATTGCCACCACGCAAGGTTGTGCTGCTGATACTAGTATCAACTTTAATGTTGTGGCAAAACCTACAGCTGATTTTACAGCTAACCCACCAGCTGTTTGTTTAGGGCAGGCCATTACCTTTAATGGAACATCAACCTATACAGGTCCAACGGGTATCAATGGATGGCATTGGGATTTTGGAAATGGAACAACTGTAAATGCTACCAATGGTAATGCACAAACTGTTACCTATACAACACCAGACCAATACGTGGTAAAGCATATGGTAAAAGTGTCAGCACTTTGTGTGAGTGATACGGTTGAGAAAATTGTTCCAGTTCATCCTGGTGCTGTACTTGGATTTACTTATCCTACCGGTTGTTTACCATCATCAGGAATTGCACAGTTCACCGCCGATGCTACCGATGTAGGTGGGCAACCAATCGTTTCTTACCTATGGAATTTTGGTGATCCAAATGCTACTGCTAGTAATCCTAATACTTCTACTGCTCAAAATCCAACACATACTTACTCAGCTTTTGGCAACTACACAGTTACGCTTAGTGTAGTTACTGCAAGTGGTTGTGCCGGAGATACTGCAGCATTGATATCAATGAATGTGCAGCCTACGACTACATATCCTGCACTGAATCCTGTTTGTATAAATAGTGGAGTTATATCAGTTGCCACTGCTTCTGTTACCAATGGTGTTCCTGGAAGAGGTAAATATTTTGGGGCAGGTACAGATACATTAGGAAACTTCAATCCTGCTGTTGCAGGTGCAGGCCCTCATGAAATCAGGTGGATCTTTGTTTCAGATGGTGGCTGTACAGATACTGCTCGCCGAACAATAATTGTTAATCCGCTGCCTGCTAAACCAGTTGTTTCCTCGCCGGTAAATTATTGCCAGAATGCTACTGCTACGGCATTAACTGCTACCGGTGATGCAGGAAGTACTTTCATCTGGTATAATAATGCAGCGCTTGGTAATGGTAGTCCTACCGCACCTACGCCTTCTACGGCTACGGCAGGTTCTACTACTTACTATGTTACTCAAACCAATACAGAAGGCTGTACAAGTGATACAGCTACTATAGAAATAGTAGTTAGCCCGGGTATAACAGGTAATACAATAGGTGCTGATCAAACATTATGTTCGAGTGGCGCTTCGGCTGATACACTTCGCTCAACTACAACTGTAGGAGGTGGAAACGGAACTTTGAATTACCAGTGGCAACAATCAACAGACAATGGTGCTACCTGGACAAATATACCTGGTGCAACGACTGAAGCATATTTCCCTGGTGCAGTTAATGGTGAAGTAAGATTTAGAAGAATAATCACCAGCGGCCTTTGTACCAGCACATCAAATGTTGTTACTGTTACAGTGGTACAAGGCTTCACCAATGCTGATATTGCTGCAAGTCAAACGATATGTGAAGGAAGTGCTCCGTCATTGCTCAATGGTCAGACCGCACAAGGTGGTGGAACCATTGCTTACCAATGGCAGGTTTCTACTGACGGTACCACATGGACAAATATTGCCGGTGCTACTGGTGAAGATTACCAACCAGGCAGCTTGACCACAACAACCTATTACCGCAGGCAAGTTAGCAACAGTGTATGTACTGCTACTTCTTCTGTGGTAGAAATAACAGTAACTCCAATAGCAAACGGAGCCATCACAGGTCCTGCAGCTATATGTGCTTATGATGCTGCCGCAGTTACATTTAATGCATCTGCAGGCACTGCACCGTTCACTGTTCAATTAACTATCACTGCTCCCGGAGGCGCTAGCAGCACCATAACAGAAACTGTGAATAATGCTGGTCCTGCTACTATAAATGTATTAGCAGCCAACAGTGCAGCAGGCAATTATACAGTTGCCATCAGCAGTTTACAAGATGTAAATGGTTGTGCTCGTACTACAGGTTTTGCTCCTGTAAACATCACAGTGCATCCTAAGCCAGTGCTTACTGTAACTGCTGATGTAGCAGTTTGTGCAGGCACATCTACTACTTTACAAGCAAGTGGTGCAACTGACTATAGCTGGTCGCCAGCCACTGGACTAAACGCCTCAACAGGAAACCAGGTGATAGCAACACCAACTGCCACAACTACTTATACAGTAACTGGAACAGCAAATGGCTGTGCCGCTGACCCGGTAAGTGTAACTGTAACAGTTAATCCTGTTCCAGCAAAACCTACAGTAACTACACCTGTGGCTTATTGCCAGAATGATGTAGCTACCGCACTAAGTGCAACAGCTGCTGCAGGTAATACACTTACCTGGTACAACAATGCTGCATTAACCAACGGTACAACAACTGCTCCTACGCCTTCTACGGCAGTAGGTGGTACATCTAATTATTACGTAACACAAACCAACGCGGCAAGCTGCGTAAGCGATACAGCTACTATCACTGTAACTGTTCAGCCATCTATTACAGGAAACAATATTGGTGCAGATCAAACATTATGTTCTGCCGGTGCTGCAGCTGCTCTAAATGGTACTGCTACAGTAGCAGGTGGAACAGGAACTTATACTTATGTGTGGGAGCAATCAGTAGATGGTGGTACTACATGGACTAGCATTACTTCAGCTACTGCAGCATCGTATAGCCCGGGGACACTGACCACTACTACAATGTACAGGAGGTCGATCACAAGTGGTCTTTGTTCCAGCACATCAAACGTAGTTACCATTACAGTACTTGCACCATTTACCGGTACAGGTATCAACGGTAGCCAGGTTGTTTGTGCCAATGTAGCACCTTCTGTTTTAGATGGAGATGCTGCATCAGCAGGTACTGCTGCTGTAAATTACCAGTGGCAACAATCCCTGGATAACGTTACGTTCAATAACATTGCTGGCGCTGTTGCAGAAGATTACCAGCCGCCGGTTCTTACCGCTACTACACATTTCCGCAGGCAGGTAAGCAATGCTACTTGTAATGCAATGTCTAATGTGATAACTGTAACGGTTAATCCTTTACCTAATGGTGCTATCACTGGTCCTGCATCTATTTGTGTGTATGACGAAGGTTCTGTAACATTTACTGCTAATACAGGTGCAGCACCTTATACCGTTCAACTAACAGTTACAGGTCCTGCTGGTTATTCCAATACAGTTACGCAAACTGTACCTAATAATAATGCTGCAACTATTAGTGTGATACCTGCCAATAGTGCTGCAGGATCTTACCAGGTAGTTATCAGCAGCATTACTGACAACAACACCTGTTCGCGAACTACTGGTTTTACACCGGTTACTATTACTGTAAATCCAAAACCTGTATTGACTGTAAGTGCAAACACTGCAATATGCGGAGGAGACTCTACTGCTCTTACAGTTACAGGCGCCACTACGTACACATGGTCACCAGCTACAGGACTTAGCAATACTACCGGCAGTACAGTGATGGCTAAACCAACAGCAACCACTACTTATACTGTAAACGGAACTTCTAATGGTTGTACAGCTGACGCGGTAACTGTAACGGTAACTGTTAATCCTGTTCCGGCTAAGCCTGCGGTTACACGCCCGGTTGCTTACTGCCAGGATGCAACTGCAACACCATTGAACGCTACCGCAGCAGCAGGCAATACGCTTACATGGTATAACAATGCTGCATTAACCAATGGAAGTAATACTGCTCCTACACCAACTACTGCTTCACCAGGAAGTACCAGCTATTTTGTAACACAAACAAGCAGTGCAGGATGTACAAGTGATACTTCAAGAATAGTGGTAGTGGTGAGTCCATTGCCTACTGTCAACTTCCAGTTACCAGAAGCAATGTGTATGACCAATGGCCGGGCTACGGTTCAGTTTATGAACCAAACATCAGTAGTTGGTGGTGGTGCATTCACCTCTAGTTGGAATTTTGGTGATGGCAATACATCAACTGAAAGAAATCCTGTTCATTCATATTCTACTCCTGGTCCACACCAGGTAACACTGGAAGTAACAACCGCCGGTGGTTGTATAGGCCAGGTAGTGAAGACGCTTCCTGCTTTCCTTCAGAAGCCGGTTGCAGACTTTGCTGTTACACCTGATACTCTTTGCCAGGGAACACCTAGTTCATTCACTGATCTAAGTACTGCACAAGGCAGCACTGTACAATCATGGAGATGGTCGTTTGGTGATGGTTCTACATCGCAACTAAGAAACCCTGTGAAGAACTACCCGCTTCCAGGTAATTATACTGTGAAGCTGACTGTGATGAATGCGCAGGGATGTCAATCTGATACTACACGTACAGTGAGGGTATACCTGCAGCCGGTGATTGATGCAGGTCCGTCATTCGTGGTAGCGCAAGGTACAGTGGTCACTTTTGCTCCTTTTGTAAAAGACTCTACTAACCTTACCTACCTATGGACTACATCTTCTAATACGCTACCACCAGCTTCAGGATTAAGTGATCCAACCATACTTTCACCTTCATTGGTTGTTGAGCGTGACCAGGTGTATGCGCTTACTGCTACAGGCCAGGGTCAGTGTACGGCTAGCGATACATTGTATGTAAAATCACTGCTGCCACTGCGTATTCCAAATGCGTTCTCTCCAAATGGCGATGGCATCAACGACACATGGGAAATCCCTAACCTGAGAGATTACCCGGGAAGTACCGTAGAGGTATTCAACAGGTATGGCCAGAGTGTGTACAGGACTATTGGTTACGACAAAGGATGGAATGGAACCTTCAACGGTTCTCCTCTTCCTGTAGGCGTTTACTATTACATCATCGAGTTGAAGAATGGTTTCAACCAGGTAACTGGTTCGGTGACCATATTGAAATAA
- a CDS encoding PorP/SprF family type IX secretion system membrane protein encodes MKYFYRLSLSLLLLTVCKGLVAQIDPHFTQYYVYPSWLNPALTGAFDGDYRISGIYRNQWGNVSAPFSTPGISVDFAGNKNLNYGVSALNQTAGNGGYRYLTAYGSLAYTGVRFGANGNQRVVFGMQAGLINRRFDRSKFTFGDQYNPTTGYNPSNPTMDIPTINQSMVLDIGAGVLYYDAQPGKKANFYGGFSVAHLNQPEDAFVQSAKEKLPMRFTGHAGVRLLVSDVLSITPNVMYARQGTAEEKMVGAYAQLRATENTELLLGANMRLNDAISPYVGFYHKNMVLGVSYDITTSDLGKIARSASSFEISLSFIGRRSVSTPEQNFICPRL; translated from the coding sequence ATGAAATATTTTTACCGTCTTTCGCTGTCATTGCTCTTGCTAACTGTGTGTAAAGGTTTAGTAGCGCAGATCGATCCACATTTCACCCAGTATTATGTTTATCCTTCGTGGCTCAATCCTGCATTAACAGGTGCTTTCGATGGCGACTACCGTATTTCGGGCATTTACAGGAACCAGTGGGGAAATGTATCAGCTCCTTTTAGCACACCGGGTATATCAGTAGATTTCGCTGGAAATAAGAACCTGAACTATGGTGTAAGTGCTTTGAATCAAACAGCGGGAAATGGCGGTTACCGCTACCTTACTGCGTACGGATCATTAGCATATACTGGTGTTCGTTTTGGTGCAAATGGCAATCAACGCGTAGTATTCGGTATGCAGGCAGGTTTGATCAACAGGCGCTTCGATCGTTCTAAGTTCACCTTTGGTGACCAGTACAATCCAACTACAGGTTACAATCCTTCAAATCCAACTATGGATATTCCTACCATCAACCAATCTATGGTGTTAGACATTGGTGCAGGTGTGTTGTACTACGATGCACAGCCGGGTAAGAAGGCAAACTTTTATGGTGGATTTTCTGTGGCACATCTTAACCAGCCTGAAGATGCATTTGTACAGTCAGCAAAAGAAAAGCTGCCAATGCGTTTTACAGGTCACGCAGGTGTTCGCCTATTGGTATCGGATGTGCTAAGCATTACACCCAATGTAATGTACGCACGCCAGGGAACTGCAGAAGAAAAAATGGTAGGTGCGTATGCACAACTTCGTGCTACTGAAAATACAGAGCTTTTGTTAGGAGCCAATATGCGTTTGAATGATGCCATCTCTCCTTATGTTGGTTTTTACCACAAGAACATGGTTTTAGGTGTTAGCTACGACATCACTACTTCAGACCTGGGAAAGATAGCAAGGTCTGCCAGCAGCTTCGAGATCTCTTTATCATTTATTGGCAGAAGATCAGTTAGTACACCAGAACAAAACTTCATCTGTCCAAGGCTGTAA
- a CDS encoding OmpA family protein — protein sequence MKKALLFAGCFMLVQALDAQFAYNYLKAADDYYKKGDYFSAAQYYERALGQKPSKLDKVDPYKIESLKKEAQTNTASNREQVLYKTAESYRMVNNYLKAEPYYKEAADLAPAAFPLARYWYGKSLRYNSRFAEAEAALTQFLQEFTSTDEQAADARKEIANLQFIQKELRKDTSVYTVQKISADAYTNGADYAPSLMNNSTLVFTSTRADEKATKNTPHLNRLYKGTAGTGVTFAATKVEVPQALDVHQGVATFTPDGNTMYLTRWTGLNGRNTASIFTSTKTGDTWSEPTPLKGDVNVEGYSSQQPFVSADGKYLFYASNKPGGKGKFDLYVTPVEGSGVSTNLGDAINTEDDEQAPYYHPGSGSLIFSSKGRVGMGGFDFYQAKGTVGSFATPVNLGYPVNSVKDDIYVVSTGDKYVLDNIYFSSDRSSVCCLEMFTLNKKRFKKTIFGLVVDCKTGEPVAGASVRILDSINNQQVVTLTTGTTGKYELTLDEYQPLQLTASAEGFTAPKSIHFNAPANDEVNTLVNPTVCLVKPEPVVPYEVEKPVLMNNIFFEFDRYKLLPTSYPKLNELVALLKEYPKAEVEIGAHTDGLGDDSYNMQLSELRAKSVVEYLVTQGIEEGRLRAKGYGETMPVAPNKTASGKDNPEGRAKNRRVEFKVLHY from the coding sequence ATGAAGAAAGCCTTGTTGTTTGCCGGATGCTTTATGCTGGTACAGGCATTGGATGCACAGTTTGCTTATAATTATTTAAAAGCAGCAGACGACTACTATAAAAAAGGTGACTATTTTTCTGCAGCACAGTATTATGAAAGAGCGCTTGGCCAAAAACCAAGCAAGCTGGATAAAGTAGATCCTTATAAAATTGAGTCTCTAAAAAAAGAGGCGCAGACCAATACTGCTAGCAACCGCGAACAGGTATTGTATAAGACAGCTGAAAGCTATAGGATGGTAAATAACTACCTGAAAGCTGAGCCTTATTATAAAGAAGCTGCTGACCTGGCGCCTGCTGCTTTTCCATTAGCCCGCTACTGGTATGGTAAAAGCCTTCGCTACAATTCCAGGTTTGCTGAAGCGGAAGCTGCACTTACACAGTTTTTACAAGAATTTACATCCACTGATGAACAGGCAGCTGATGCCCGAAAAGAGATAGCTAACCTGCAGTTTATACAGAAAGAACTGAGAAAAGATACAAGTGTATACACGGTGCAGAAAATATCTGCAGATGCATATACCAATGGTGCCGATTATGCTCCATCATTGATGAACAATTCGACGCTTGTTTTCACTTCTACAAGAGCAGACGAGAAAGCAACTAAGAACACTCCTCACCTTAACCGCCTTTACAAAGGAACAGCAGGAACAGGTGTAACCTTTGCGGCTACTAAAGTAGAAGTACCACAGGCATTAGATGTGCACCAGGGTGTAGCTACTTTTACGCCTGATGGCAACACCATGTACCTTACTCGCTGGACTGGTTTGAATGGCCGTAACACTGCTTCAATATTTACCAGTACTAAAACTGGAGACACATGGAGTGAACCAACACCATTGAAAGGTGATGTGAACGTAGAAGGTTATAGCTCGCAACAACCTTTTGTTTCTGCTGATGGTAAATACCTTTTCTATGCAAGCAACAAGCCTGGTGGTAAAGGCAAGTTCGATCTTTATGTTACTCCTGTAGAAGGTAGTGGTGTATCAACTAATTTAGGTGATGCCATCAACACTGAAGATGATGAGCAAGCTCCTTATTATCATCCTGGCTCTGGCTCTTTGATCTTTTCGAGCAAAGGAAGAGTAGGTATGGGTGGATTTGATTTCTACCAGGCAAAAGGAACAGTAGGTTCTTTTGCTACACCAGTTAATCTTGGCTATCCTGTTAACTCTGTAAAAGATGACATTTATGTAGTTAGTACCGGGGATAAATATGTGCTTGATAATATCTACTTCAGCTCAGATCGTTCTTCTGTTTGTTGTTTAGAAATGTTCACCCTGAACAAAAAGCGCTTTAAGAAAACGATTTTTGGTTTGGTGGTTGATTGTAAAACCGGCGAACCTGTAGCAGGTGCTTCAGTGAGAATTCTTGACAGTATCAATAACCAGCAAGTTGTAACGCTTACAACTGGTACTACTGGTAAATATGAACTAACATTGGATGAATACCAGCCTTTGCAACTAACTGCATCTGCCGAAGGTTTCACTGCTCCTAAAAGCATTCACTTCAATGCGCCTGCAAATGATGAGGTGAATACGTTAGTTAACCCGACTGTTTGCCTGGTAAAACCAGAACCTGTGGTTCCTTACGAAGTAGAGAAGCCGGTACTGATGAACAATATCTTCTTTGAGTTTGACAGGTACAAATTGCTGCCAACTTCATATCCTAAGCTAAACGAGCTGGTAGCCCTTCTGAAAGAATATCCTAAGGCTGAAGTTGAGATTGGTGCACACACGGATGGTCTAGGTGATGATAGTTACAACATGCAATTGTCTGAGCTAAGAGCGAAATCTGTGGTTGAATACCTGGTGACTCAAGGTATAGAAGAAGGCAGACTGCGTGCTAAAGGTTATGGTGAAACAATGCCGGTAGCGCCAAATAAAACGGCTAGTGGAAAAGACAATCCTGAAGGCAGGGCGAAGAACAGGAGAGTCGAATTCAAAGTTCTTCATTATTAA